Within Channa argus isolate prfri chromosome 4, Channa argus male v1.0, whole genome shotgun sequence, the genomic segment ATGGGTTACTTTTAGTTGCTTATCTTGCTAATCGTATAATCACAGTGCACCTAAAGTCCTTTACTCAAACATGAggggtgtttttgttttctgtacttCTTTTCtcttgggtgcaaaagtttgcatccccttatttcgaaatggcaaaaagactgaaaaaattTTAACCATaattttatcaacataatatttaatgcttATTCAACAAGTACATGTGTCACTTCCTCAGAAATAActcatattcattttaatttaatgcagACTTATGCACTGATGATTTATGCACTGATTCATTATTTGACTATATACTTTATACACTccttggctgttttttttttttttgttttgttttttaaagttccAATGATGAATATATAATAACATTATATTAGTGtaaatcaattaaaattaaacaaaatggataaacaaaatgcacaattttGGATGGCTTAAGACTAATCTCTTAACATTATTGCTTAAAACTCTGTGTCCAGTTAAGAGTTGTGtgcttattatttattttcgtTTTTTCAGGTTTATGTTAACCTTGATAATGAGAGTGAGCTCAATCAAACCAAACTGCTACTGAATTCAGCTATAGATTATGatatggaggaagaggaggaagatgaggaggaggaaaacgAAGATGACGACGATGACAATCAGCTTGAGCTTGTGCCTGAGGAGGATGAGGACGATGATGATTTTTAAGATTCTCAGTGTTTCATTAGGCTTCAATATTTGCACAAAAGAAGAACCACATGTTAAcagacagctgttttttttttttcaattgttttgTACCGTCActtcaaatgttaatttatttggaTGAAGTGAGTAACAGTTGTAGTATAATTAAATGTGGTGCTAACAAATCCTCTTCTAGCCTGATTTCAGGCAAGTCGTCGGGATTTTAAACCATGTTAGGATTCATGTGGTAAATTCTTTGGCAAATGTCTCGCCAAAACGCACAGTGTTATTGGGCGCTTAAACCTCATAAAGCATACTGTGCATTTTGAAGATAAGTTAAGCAGAATTTTACTTGAGAATCAGATGTTGAGATGTGTCTGTCGGTAGGAAAATGTATGGCTGGGCCATATGAGAAGACGGTGTGTATGCGTTATGtaagaaaataatattattgtaagcacaaaataaaattatttgcatTAGGGTCACCTGACTGATTTTTTTAGAAATAGGTGGGTTATGCTTCCCTGCATGCCGTAATGTTTTAAATCTTATGTCATTCCAAGCTAAGGGTTATGTCTCTAAGGTTATATCTCTTTTAAATTGGCCTAACCTGACCCTGCAGAACGGGTAAATGCAGTGCAAACACTTTCCACCAGCAAACCATTCAGCATTTTCTAAACAGCTAAAACAATACAGTGTGCCTTACAATAAGGCCAGCTTTGACACTGACAGCAGGGACCGCTCTGGAGAAGGGTGGTACAACAACAGGCGACCTACAAAAGAGACTCCACCAATAGATATATACGGCTTGTTACGTGGTCGGCTGTCCAGGAGCCTGCCCGTTCACCCAGCCACTTGAGCTcagcacacacacctgctgcaaATGAAGTTTTCATAAGGTACGCAGATAATTAGACAATTTATTTAGGCATAAATGTGATATACTCCTGCACCCCTGCCATGGAAATTAGTTACatagatttatatttattttatcagatCTGTGATTGCTCAAATGTCAATGCACTTAATTTCCTCTTGGGATACATACAGTAAAgttttcatctctctcttaGGCTGTAAGCATTGGCATTGTGCACTCTGTATGTATATATGCAGTTGAAACCAGATATTTacatacactgtttaaaaagacacatgttctccctgtctgacattaaatcagactGAACTTTTCCTGTTGTAGGTCAGttaaaattattaacattttttctattttctaaatGCGAGAAGTGAGACTATTTTagatatgttttattattttctttaaattcagaATTTACATATACTTCCTAGGTATTTAGTAACATTGCCTTTGAACTGTATGACTTTGGTCGTCCTTAAGCAACTTTGTAACTAATTTCGCAGTATGTGTAGGGTTATTGCCCATTTGGAAAACCCAATTGCACCCAAACCTTAACTTCCTGGCTGATATCTTAAGATGTTGCTTAAATAATTCTACAAAATGTTCTTTCCTTGTGATGCCATCTATTTAGTGAAGTACACCAGTCCCTCCTGCAGcaaaacacccccacagcatgatgctgccaccccCATACTTCACAGTTGAGATGGTGTTCTCAGGCTTGCAAgcttctctttttcctccaaATGTAACAATGGTCATTATGCCCAAACTGTTCAATTTTagtttcatcagaccacaggacatGTCTTCATAAATTAAGATCTTTGTCCCCGTGTGTATTTaaactgttatttgttttttttattttgcttttggaGAAATGGCTTCTTCCTCGCTGAGTGGTCTTTCAGCCCATGTCGGTACAGGACTCGTTTCACCCAGCATCTTCACAAGttgctttgcttttgttctgGGGGTTTATCCGCACATTATGCACCAAAGAACGTTCATCTCTGGGACACAGAACCCCTCTCCTACCTGAGCAGTATGATGGCTGGACATTCCCATGGTGTTTATACTTGCATATATTAGTTTGAACAGATGAACTTGACATCTTCAGGCATCTGGAAATTGTACCCAAGGATGAACCAGACTTGTGGAGCTCCACAATTCTCTTCCTGATATCTTAGctgatttcttttgattttcccAAGATGTCACAAAAGGAATTAATGTGTTTGAGGTGTGCCCTGAAAGTCCATCCTCAGCTGCGTCTccaatttattcaaatgttgtcAATTAACGTATCAAAAGCTTCCAAagccatgacatcatcatctgggcttttccaaattgtttaaGCCAGAGTGATcttagtgtatgtaaacttctgaatttgaagaaagaaacataaaattCTCTCTCATATTATTCTGGCATTtagtaaatagaaaaaagtttcataattctaactaaactaaaagtttagtctgatttaatgtcagacagtgagaaaaaatGGTTATGTGCCTTTTTAAACCTCTCTAAAGTCAACTTTGCTTACAGAAGTGAAAACAATACTTTGTATAGGATCTGTCAGCCTCAGCAAGATGAGATTACACTCCATTGAGTCTGAATGGAGGAATTTGCCACTGTTATAGGGATGtgggacccccccccccccccagccatAGTCTACCACATTGGATGCTTTGATACACtagatttgttttatgacaGTTAAACATGATTCTTTAAGATTTATTATGATACAAATTTAGACAATTTTCGAAAAGTACacttttgcatgtgtgtaaagACATGTTTGCTTCACaccaagtgattttttttttttgtttatttgttttgtttttgtgctaagGTTTTAATTCTGAtagtttttgtctgtgtgcagacaTCAGTGAGGGACTGGGGCAGAACCAGACAGTGACAGTGCTGCAAGCTCTGGAGTACCATGCTGCCCTGCTGTGTGTTCAGCGTGTGCCATGTGTTTATGTTGGTGCTGTGTCTGTCTGCGGCTGAGGACTTCGACTGGACAAAGAACGAGCTCGGCTCCTTCTATTATGGCACTTTTCCAGCTGgtatttataacttttttttatcttcacagCATTGCAATGCAGTATAATTCAATTACTCATATTATTCTTCTGAAGAGTTGTTCAACCAAGTCAGAGCTTAATGCCCATTGCTGTTGTATTTCTTAGGATTTTCGTGGGGTGCCGGCAGTTCAGCCTATCAAACAGAAGGAGCCTGGGACAAAGATGGGAAAGGACTGAGCATCTGGGATGTGTTCAGTCATAAGAAAGGCAAAATCCTAAAAAATGACACTGGAGATTCCTCTTGTGAGGGCTACTATAAACTCAAGGTGGGGTATTTAAGAGAAGTATGAAACAtttggagagaagagagaaataaaaagtaatatttcCCTTCACTGTTTGTGTCTTGCATAGGACGATGTTTCTTTGATGAAGGAGTTGAAGCTTAACCACTATATCTTCTCCATATCATGGCCAAGAGTAATCCCCACTGGCATAAAGTGTGAGTAACCACTGTTGATTCAAATGCATGTCCCATATATAGCTAATTCTATTCATTAAATGCTGAAGTTCTGTCCACCACTTGCAGCTGACCatataaatgaaaaaggaaTACAATACTATAATGAACTGATCGATCATCTGCTGGAGAACAAGGTCACTCCTATTGTCACTCTGTATCACTGGGATCTTCCACAGGTTGGTATGCTAAAATGCTGATCTCCTGCAGTATTATGCATTATATACTCTCAACTGAGCTACTTAACTCTTTTAGGTCTTACAAGAAAAATATGGTGGATGGCAGAATATAAGCATGGTCAACTATTTCAATGATTTTGCCAACCTGTGCTTTGAAAGATTTGGTAACCGAGTCAAGCATTGGATCACTTTCAATAACCCGTGGGTAGGTTCACAATAAACACCTATCTTTGAGGATATAGAATTTTGCTTAACATTTACAGCTTATTGAAGGTATTGCTGTAATACATTCTCTACTCAACAACAGTCTATAGCAGTCAAAGGCTATGAAACAGGTGAGCATGCACCTGGAGTGAGGCTGAAAGGAAGAGGGGCATACAGAGCTGCCCATCACATAATCAAggtatgaaaatgtaaaagtaaaacaacaaaaaacttaataaaaaactTTACATTGCAGTTCAATTACTTGTTAACATATTTTTCATAGGCACATGCTAAAGTCTGGCACACTTACAATACACAATGGAGgtcaaaacaaaaaggtaaacaAAATCAATGCTTTGAAAGCCAAGCACAATCTAACTGAAAATTATGATCTCAGTAGAGTACCCTGTTTGAGTGCTAAGAGCAGCTGTTCACATCTGCAGGTCTGGTTGGCATCTCTCTGTCTGGGGATTGGGGAGAGCCAGTGGATATCAGCAATCAGAAAGACATTGAAGCAGCTGAGAGATATGTTCAGTTCTACCTGGGCTGGTTTGCCACACCTATTTTTCATGGAGACTATCCTCAAGTGATGAAAGACTTTATTGGTAAATTGAACTGTAAAAAGTTACTCTTGAAGTAACTAACCTGACTAAATTGACTAACCATTACATGCAACTGTGTATCCAGGAAGGAAAAGTGTCCAGCAGGGTCTCGGCACCTCCCGCCTGCCCACATTTTCCCCCCAGGAGAAGAGCTACATCAAGGGGACCTGCGACTTCCTTGGTATTGCGCATTTTACCACACGCTACATTACGCAAAAGAACAACCCATCAAGTCGCAGTAGTAGCAGCTACTTCACTGACTGTGACCTGGCTGAGCTGGTTGACCCGCGGTGGCCTGACCCTGGTTCAGAGTGGCTCTACTCTGTGCCCTGGGGTTTTAGACGTCTGCTCAATTTTGTGAAGGTGACTCCAGCTTTATAGTGCTGCAAATAATGCACTGCAGGATTGTACCTGAAAAATTCTAGACAGACTGCAACTCTTGTTCAATCACCTAAAGATAACTTACTGTATATCATTCTCATGTGTTCATAATTTAGACTCACTATGGAAACCCAATGATGTATGTGACTGAGAATGGAGTCTCTGAGAAGATGTTATGCACAGAGCTGTGTGATGACTGGAGGATACAGTATTATAAAGACTACATCAATGAGATGCTAAAAGGTGAATGTGCTCAGACatgttgtaaaatataaaagtgaatTCCTTATTTTAGGTGattagaaaaacattaattaaaattccAATGTTCTCTGTGATGCAGCTACCAAAGATGGAGTCAATTTGAAGGGATACACTGCGTGGTCCCTGCTGGACAAGTTTGAATGGGATGAAGGCTACTCTGAGAGGTTTGGGTTGTACTATGTGgacttcaaaaacaaaaacaagcctcGTTATCCTAAAGCTTCTGTTCAGTTTTACAAACGCATCATCAGCTCCAATGGTTTTCCAAATCAGAGAGAGGTGAGAAAAACAAGGTGGACATTGCAATACACAGTACCCACATCTAACCCTCCTccttcacaaacaaacatataattatgcttataaaatgaaaattgattAATGAGTTGATGTACTGCTGTTCTGCAAAAATAGATCAGTCACAATGCACTACGATCCTAACAGGTTGAGAACTGGAAGAGGAAGGCTGTTGAGACTTGTTCTTCTAGCAACCAGCTACTCGCTGCAGGTTAGTTCATCAATACAAACCTCACCATGTTTGTTAGGAACCATAAGGGAACAACTAGCTGGGGTAAACAAAGATTCTAAAAACTTGCCAACATTATTTAATGCagaaaatctatattttaatttgaatatgTGTTGTGGATTTTAAACACATCAGAAAACATATGAACAAATTAAGAATGCTGAAGatataaaacatgatttaaaaaatacccTACAGATTATCTGAGATATCTTCTTTGTTTGCCCCTCCAGCTAGAAGAAAATCCAAGGAACATGCAGAAATGCCAAAGGTTTGGCCAGTGCATGATGAAGTTTAGAACTTTATGGTATATATCTTCTATAATATccatatgtatatacatatatagtcGTTTCTTATTTGGGAGGGGGGTGGTGTTATGACTGTGTGGTTTTAAATGACTAACAAAGTGTTGCTGCGGCAGTTTAACATTTCTTGAAACAAGCCAGTGCTCCTATACATAGTGTGTATATACCTTTTTGTGCCTAAATCTAATTTGCATCAAAGAAAAGTCTTAATGCTTCTCCAGCAGCTTtgataaaatgtctttgtgcatAAGGCCTATCTACAGACTTCTGCCAATGGGGTATTTCACAAAGTAAAATTGTACATTTAGAAGTGAAAGTGTGATATCTGATTTcaattagaaaaatgtttatacaaGGTTTAGGAATTTGATTCAACCATGATTGTTGATAGAAATAAATTAGCAGTGAAAAATCTCCTTACACCAGAATATATTTATAAAGTGCAATGCTGCTTTGTGAAACACTCCCAAGTACCTGCATGCAGTTCTCAAAGggttaaaatgttgttaatCAACTCTGagtcatttctctttttctgtcagagGAACAGCGGAGTACTGCTGCCAATATTCTAAGACTTATACATGGTAAGAAATCCCTCATGCTCACTATTAAACAGATGCGGGGTGACTTGACTTACGAGACAAATAGTAACCCTTTGAGTGCTGTGCTTGAGCATCATTGTTGCTTCATTAGCAGTGACTGAACCTTAAAATAATGCTAGtgagttaatgtgtgtgtgtgtgtgtgctttacagACCCTTTGACCAATTACATGGAGATGGTAACTGAGATTGTTGTTCCCACGGTGTGCACCCTGTCTATTTTGCTCAGTGCCATCTTCCTTATGTTCCTGCTGCGGAGGCGGAACTAGAAGATGTCCACGTGTAAAACTAGAAACACCAACAAAtctgatacacacacattgttagTGGTTTGATTTCTTTAATGGattatgtgtgaatgtaaatacCTGTAAAATACCAAAACTGAATTTCAACATCACTGACTTGAATTTGATGTGCATGTATACAGTGTTTGCTGAATAAACATTGGTTTagcctttaaatataaatttagcACAGTATCGAGTACCAGATTCGAACAGTGTGGATAGCCCTGATCCAAGTCTTTTTCCTTATTAAAATCCTGCTGTGTAACACAACAATTTGCAAAGAGTGCTTTTGGTctactgtgttttcatttggcTTACACTTGGAGCTAAATTAAATTAAGCATGagtaatgaaaatgtttttttttaagattaaatatatgaaaaagactgaaagtttttcagaaaaacatttaacaaaaatacagtaatcCATGCCGATTTGGCAATGCGAACGCTGCAAGTCCATCTAGGTAGTAGTTTTCATTTCCACAAAACACCTTAATTGTTAATGAGGACATCCAATATGAAGATAAACACCTCCTCTGTGGTTCAGTTGTGCTATGTCTAAATTCAAGTAAAGTTGATGAGACTGCAGAACACCATGGTGGAGAAGAAAGCAGGACCTTCGCTGTCCCCATTCAATGTTTCATTTGGGTAATCTTTGTAAATAAGGCAAAAGAACATATCTGTAATTTACCAGGGTAGTTAATACTTGCATATCATAGTATGGTATTTGGTTAAAGTAAGTCCATGAAGATCACCTGTTTCAAAGATGACATGATCAACTAATGGTCTGTCAGTGAGCTGTAAAGATGTCCTGACCTCACGAAGACCTTGGCCACTAGACACCTCAACCCCCCACGCAACTGGGTGCTCTCTGTggaacacacaagcacacacataacACATCATTGGTGTGATAATACTCCAAGTTAAAACATGCTGTTTGCTCAAACATTCTTGTTAAGTGATCTGAACAAAAAAGGGTGctcttaaaaaatgtgaagataCAGTGGGTCTGAATCACAGTGCATAAGTAGATGCACTCAGGTACATAAATTAATGTCAGACAAGCTTCCTCACTCCTGTCTATTTTTCGAACTGTAGTTGTAATTTctcttaataaaaatacatttgggtCTGGAGGTTAAATCCAATCACTGATATCCCATCTTCTGTTTGATTTTTTGGCACTTTTTTTGGTAAAACAATAACTGCTTTGTGCTGAAACATGAAGGATAACACCAAATTCTCAATTACTTTTGTAATGTTGAGTGATGGAATAGTGACTTACTTCTGGTAGAAATGGCTGATCAGGGCTGGCTTGATTTGGAGTTTAAATTCATGCTGCTCATTATGTGGATATGTTTTGTAGTGCTGCAAACATGATCTATGGAAAAGAATAGATGTCCTTTAAACCTTCTACTTTAATGGCATAATGCTCAAGCACCGCAGCAAATTGTGTCACAGGTGAAAGccaagttttttttactgtgtgagAAGGAACAGTCGGTCATAGGGCAAACCAAGAAATGTACTGCAGGTCACAATTATTTCCAGCAGATGGTGCAGTTTTCTGAGCCGGATCACCTGCTCCTGTAGATCAACTTCTGTGCTCAGGTAGTAACACTGTGGAGTAAAATACTCAAACTCAAAATACTTTGTTAACATTAATTTGTAAATAGTTAGTAATATAGCCTTAGGCTTACCAAGTGATTTAAAGTTGTCAACTGTTCAcctaagacaaaaaaagaaaagaaaattcaatTACGAATTCAAAATAGTCCAAGGCGAGTAAAATACTTTGTAGGGATTCAGAGCAATTCAGAGCAGCAGATTTAAACACTTACCAATTAGGTAGTTAATGTAATCCTTTCTCATCTTATCCAGACCCATTTCTAGCAGCATGTGGACAGGGGTGACACCTGTGAGAGACACATGATCGATCTGTTGGTGGTAGGACTGCAGGATGAGCTTGCTGAGGGAGCTGTTACTGTCTCTGTGAATCTTTGGGAGAaataggaaaacaaacaaaacaaatataacacCCGACAACCTACATTTGTGTGAGTAATACAGTTTTTGTAAACTGCATCTTTCCATACCCAAGGTTTAATGTCTCCGTATCTCAGAGCATCGAGGACCAGTTTCAGACAGTCTCCAATGTCTTGATATGAAGTCACACCTGTgaggaaaaaatgcaaaagacaATTGCTGCTGCcttattattttacatcaaaTTAAAATCTGACAAAGAAAATTACCTACTTTTTCTCATGCGCACCCACAGCTGTTCCACAAAATCCAAGTCACCTCGTCCCAAGAGTGAATTAAAAATGGGGGTGTCCGTCTCACACTTCAGCTTTGTGGACTTTAAGAAAAGACAGTAATGCTAGAAAGCTACCAAATTCTAAAATTACATAATTTGTGAAACTTTTAAAGACTATCATACCTCAGCTGCTTTTTCAGTCTGTAAAGTCTTTGCAGTGCTCTGAAACTCTAAAGgaagaatgaaaaagtaaaatgtgcttGTTACTAAGCTACTAGTAATACTAatattaaatgtgcatttattaagTAGAACAAATACCTTCTAGGTAGGCCTTGGTCAAACTTACAGCTGACATGCTTTCCAAAGGTTCCATCCATTCAGTCTCACCAGTTCTCAAGCCATCAGCAAGAGTCTGAAACGAAAAGAATtagatatatttaatttttcatatgTGTGCTAATCACTTATGGTCATTCATCTCAAACTACCGTGGGACACAAACCTGGAGAAACTCTAGCTCCCTGTACATCTCAAACACCGGGCTTCTCATGTCTCCACTGGCAACTTTAATATTCTGCAGGTGTGCAAAGTAACagtctgattaaaaaaatactactactactactactactactactactactactactactaaaaaACTGCCCTATGGTTATTTATGAAAGACTACTATCTCattttgtgtaataaaagaaatgttttaacaaagaaaGAGTATTTTAATTGTATGTGGCTGCTCCTTACTAGTGTAGCTGTAGAAGACAGGGGTGGCGTCTCAAGGATACTCTCCACATGACTCCATTTGAAATCCACTGTCACACTACTCTGTGACTCAATCATGGTGTTTTCAACAACAGTAGAGCCGAACAAGTTAAACCTGGCATTGCCTTTAACTGCCATCTGAAACCAGACATATGTGAGCGATTGAAGTATCATTTATAGTGACTTAAAACTTACAAGTACACTCACTTACCGACGATGGGTGATGCCTTTTCTTGTGCTCTTGTTTAAACTCATCTAAAGTTATTAGAGATGTTTTGTCCACAGTTGAgcctaaataaaataacataaactcAGAGTTAATTAGAAATAAGCATTCACTCCACTGACAATGTTTCAAGTACGCATTATTTGGAAAGGTACAGTACAAAGCACGCCAGCTTTACCTTTGCAAGTCACAGAGTATAATTTGATGCCTGAAACTTTATTGCCCACACAGACTGTTTCAGCCCCAAACCAGGTTGTCCCAGCAGGATCAGACATATCACATCGGACCCACAGAGGATTTAGGGGATGCTTATTGTCCACAGCTGACAAATTAGGATTCTGAGATAATGTGTACCAAGACAGCAACTGCCTATCGAATGAGAAGGAAAATACTAGATTTTCATTATTAGCTAGTGTATTAGACACAGGTTTTTCCTATCCAACTTGCCTCATTTGGCTAAAATGTTAAGCATTTGTCACCTTGCTTCCATGACTGTAAGTGGTTGTGGTTCTAATTCTGTCTTTAGCATGCTGACATCATCCTCAGCATCCTCAGAATCAGCATCAAAATCAATATCAGCACAGTTTGGCATCTCTgtcatttgtttattgtctggTTCACTTATTTTTGAAAcctgaaataataaaattaaatcaagGAATAATGGTAAGTATTAGTGAGGGGATGTAATATGGtttatggaaaataaatattatcttGAACAATATCTTTTGCTTTTACTATGGTGGTGGTGTGTTTATGCATTCACTTTAACATATTACCTCAGTAGATACCTTCAGCTTCAAGAAACTGACACAACTATGTTGAATGAGTTACAGCATTATCATTACTCACAGCTTTTTCACAGATGAAGATTGGTGGGTTGCCACAGCACATATTCACTGCAGCAATTCTGTCTCCattcacatttaatatttggaTGACCTCCTGAAACCCAACAGATACTGTATGAACATTAAGGCAACTAATGATTACCTTCATTTCCAATTAAATGTTGAAGCAGTTTGAAAAATCCCTAACGTTTTTGACATTAATAAATGTCCAAGGGGCCATAAGACTAAGAAATGTTTGCCGTTTATGtgcatttttgcttaaaaaaagttGCGATCGTTAGCTAAGCTAATGGATTGATCCACTAATCAATCCAGCTCTAACCAATCTACATATGTTGCTTAACACAGATTATTACATTAAATTGTTTCAGATTTAACTGTTGCTAAAGCAAGGTTACCTCAAATATATATGGCTCGTTGTTTCCCTCGTGTTGAAGAGATCTGTGGcaccaaagagaaaagaagcGCTTAGTGGCGAATAATAACTAACGGGACCATTAAAAAGGTTAAACTTGCAGGTAGCCTCAGCTAACCTTATACAATGCTACGTTGATCTATCAACTACTCACCgaagaatattaaaaaacttCGAGGCACTGAATAACACATTTGAGGCCATCGCAAAAGTGTAACCTACAACAATTATCCTGCTacagaggaaaggaaaaatCAGGCATAAGAAGTTGACAGGGTCTCACTGGAGAAGCTACTGTTGATATTTTGACAGTCGCGCGCTTATCCAGGCGTCgacttcttcttcctctttttctgtcGGTTTTGATGGCGGGCGGGAAAACCAGCTTATAAGCGCATTACCGCCACCTACTGGAAAGCACCAGAGTCTCTGTTCCATCCCCTTTCTCTTTCAAATACATAATTCGTAGACTAATAACCTTCTGCGGTGCCTTCTTTCCCAGCAAACTTATTTAAATTTACCTCTGGTGTTCCCTTCTTTGTTTATTATGTCTTCTGCAGACATAATAAATAGTACATGTCTAACTGCTTCATGTAACGTTTGTTACAGTGTGAGCATAGCTCAGTAACGTGTTTGCCTGATTGACTGTCCTGTTCAATAACCCGTGATGGGGGACTCTTCGATTTACTTCCCGCTCCATGTTCTATTCATGCTAAACTggttttgtacagtatattgtaaaGAGGTCCTCCTAGTTCGCTCGTGTCCCAGTGTTCTTACCACATTTTGTGCACATAATCCGTTAATATTGTTTTAGCCCCTTACTTAGCCCCACCTAAAGAGACACCCAGACCCTTATAATGCAGATTCcataatatgtttaatattttattgaaaatatctTGTCAGCACAACAACCTTCCAGACTGAATACTTGAAAGTGCTGACCAGCTATCAGAAgcttttacaacattaaaaGGAATGATTCATCCACCCTGTGCACTTCTTGCAATGTTGCCAATAGCTCAGTTGTCTATACTAAAAGTTGGTCTGTTGCCCTCTTTTCTCTGATGTGTCAACGAGAGGGATGGGAGCACCTGTGCATCCAGTGTCTGGTTCCATTAAACAATGAATAAGAATATCCTGTGTTGATTTTGATCAATATAATTCAGTACTATTATCATTGCTTTCTCAGATTTATCCAATATACCAggaaaaatgtcttaaatttcAGGGACTTGTCAGGGAATTCcctctggaaaacacaaaaaatttgTGGGGttttcatttgctttgtgtATTGAATATTTTGCCATTATGAGAATAATATTAATCAGCAGATTttctagtttttctttcttaaccATACCATAAAGTGTACACACAAGTAATTTGATACAGTAGTATATATTggtaacattttaatgaaaccATTTTCCATTTGTTCCCAATAACAGATGGCAATGACAACAAAAtatgctttattttgaaaatttaGACTTATGTGTAAAGTAGTTACTGTGCAAAATAGACAGATTGATCAGAAAGTAAGC encodes:
- the snapc5 gene encoding snRNA-activating protein complex subunit 5 — encoded protein: MHSRLQELKKEEETLLKIKVMLQDQLNRLKFEEGALKSIINAQTEEGGSQRLSPETEVYVNLDNESELNQTKLLLNSAIDYDMEEEEEDEEEENEDDDDDNQLELVPEEDEDDDDF
- the lctlb gene encoding lactase-like b isoform X1 produces the protein MVNYFNDFANLCFERFGNRVKHWITFNNPWSIAVKGYETGEHAPGVRLKGRGAYRAAHHIIKAHAKVWHTYNTQWRSKQKGLVGISLSGDWGEPVDISNQKDIEAAERYVQFYLGWFATPIFHGDYPQVMKDFIGRKSVQQGLGTSRLPTFSPQEKSYIKGTCDFLGIAHFTTRYITQKNNPSSRSSSSYFTDCDLAELVDPRWPDPGSEWLYSVPWGFRRLLNFVKTHYGNPMMYVTENGVSEKMLCTELCDDWRIQYYKDYINEMLKDPLTNYMEMVTEIVVPTVCTLSILLSAIFLMFLLRRRN
- the lctlb gene encoding lactase-like b isoform X2 produces the protein MVNYFNDFANLCFERFGNRVKHWITFNNPWAHAKVWHTYNTQWRSKQKGLVGISLSGDWGEPVDISNQKDIEAAERYVQFYLGWFATPIFHGDYPQVMKDFIGRKSVQQGLGTSRLPTFSPQEKSYIKGTCDFLGIAHFTTRYITQKNNPSSRSSSSYFTDCDLAELVDPRWPDPGSEWLYSVPWGFRRLLNFVKTHYGNPMMYVTENGVSEKMLCTELCDDWRIQYYKDYINEMLKDPLTNYMEMVTEIVVPTVCTLSILLSAIFLMFLLRRRN
- the zwilch gene encoding protein zwilch homolog isoform X2 gives rise to the protein MASNVLFSASKFFNILRSLQHEGNNEPYIFEEVIQILNVNGDRIAAVNMCCGNPPIFICEKAVSKISEPDNKQMTEMPNCADIDFDADSEDAEDDVSMLKTELEPQPLTVMEARQLLSWYTLSQNPNLSAVDNKHPLNPLWVRCDMSDPAGTTWFGAETVCVGNKVSGIKLYSVTCKGSTVDKTSLITLDEFKQEHKKRHHPSSMAVKGNARFNLFGSTVVENTMIESQSSVTVDFKWSHVESILETPPLSSTATLTLADGLRTGETEWMEPLESMSAVSLTKAYLEEFQSTAKTLQTEKAAESTKLKCETDTPIFNSLLGRGDLDFVEQLWVRMRKSVTSYQDIGDCLKLVLDALRYGDIKPWIHRDSNSSLSKLILQSYHQQIDHVSLTGVTPVHMLLEMGLDKMRKDYINYLIGEQLTTLNHLCYYLSTEVDLQEQVIRLRKLHHLLEIIVTCSTFLGLPYDRLFLLTQSCLQHYKTYPHNEQHEFKLQIKPALISHFYQKEHPVAWGVEVSSGQGLREVRTSLQLTDRPLVDHVIFETDYPNETLNGDSEGPAFFSTMVFCSLINFT
- the zwilch gene encoding protein zwilch homolog isoform X1: MASNVLFSASKFFNILRSLQHEGNNEPYIFEEVIQILNVNGDRIAAVNMCCGNPPIFICEKAVSKISEPDNKQMTEMPNCADIDFDADSEDAEDDVSMLKTELEPQPLTVMEARQLLSWYTLSQNPNLSAVDNKHPLNPLWVRCDMSDPAGTTWFGAETVCVGNKVSGIKLYSVTCKGSTVDKTSLITLDEFKQEHKKRHHPSSMAVKGNARFNLFGSTVVENTMIESQSSVTVDFKWSHVESILETPPLSSTATLNIKVASGDMRSPVFEMYRELEFLQTLADGLRTGETEWMEPLESMSAVSLTKAYLEEFQSTAKTLQTEKAAESTKLKCETDTPIFNSLLGRGDLDFVEQLWVRMRKSVTSYQDIGDCLKLVLDALRYGDIKPWIHRDSNSSLSKLILQSYHQQIDHVSLTGVTPVHMLLEMGLDKMRKDYINYLIGEQLTTLNHLCYYLSTEVDLQEQVIRLRKLHHLLEIIVTCSTFLGLPYDRLFLLTQSCLQHYKTYPHNEQHEFKLQIKPALISHFYQKEHPVAWGVEVSSGQGLREVRTSLQLTDRPLVDHVIFETDYPNETLNGDSEGPAFFSTMVFCSLINFT